In one Fodinicola acaciae genomic region, the following are encoded:
- a CDS encoding GDSL-type esterase/lipase family protein: MLATGASQPAATAEAPLRVLPLGDSITDGGADGGYRSDLWHFFQADGRSVDFVGSRSGGPAHLGDKDHEGWPSMTIQWINDNVVDRIPSLAPDVILLHIGTNDLGDDTSIAGAPERLRNLIDRITTKAPSAKLYVASIIPIADNTKNRRVLAYNATIPGIVGSFASAGKNVSFVDMNSAVPAVELADGVHPTYGGYSKMAARWYSAILGTPMLRYEAEATANAALSGDAIRRIDGDRSSGGQRVGYIDVPNSSTLTFTVYAGKTGPHRAYIRGGNGMTTPCSHFLSVNGGPASTVTYPNYGWEQWGVVGVTVNLNAGPNTLRFTKGDCYTEIDALDLTTSA; encoded by the coding sequence ATGCTGGCGACCGGAGCGAGCCAACCGGCGGCGACCGCTGAGGCACCGCTGCGGGTGCTGCCACTCGGCGACTCGATCACCGACGGCGGCGCCGACGGTGGATATCGCAGCGATCTGTGGCACTTCTTCCAGGCGGACGGCCGGTCGGTCGACTTCGTCGGCAGTCGCAGCGGCGGCCCTGCGCACCTCGGCGACAAGGACCACGAAGGCTGGCCGAGCATGACGATCCAGTGGATCAACGACAACGTCGTCGACCGCATCCCCAGCCTCGCGCCGGATGTCATCCTGTTGCACATCGGCACGAACGATCTCGGTGACGACACGTCGATCGCCGGTGCGCCGGAGCGGCTGCGTAACCTGATCGACCGGATCACCACGAAAGCCCCGAGCGCGAAGCTCTACGTCGCCAGCATCATCCCGATCGCCGACAACACCAAGAACCGGCGCGTACTCGCATACAACGCCACCATTCCGGGAATCGTCGGCTCGTTCGCCTCGGCCGGAAAGAACGTGTCCTTCGTGGACATGAATTCCGCGGTGCCGGCCGTCGAGCTGGCCGACGGCGTCCATCCGACCTACGGCGGCTATTCGAAGATGGCGGCACGCTGGTATTCGGCGATCCTCGGCACGCCGATGCTGCGTTACGAGGCCGAGGCGACCGCCAACGCGGCGCTGTCCGGCGATGCCATCCGGCGGATCGACGGGGACCGCAGCTCCGGCGGCCAGCGCGTCGGCTACATCGACGTGCCGAACAGCTCGACGCTGACCTTCACCGTGTACGCCGGAAAAACCGGACCGCACCGCGCGTACATCCGTGGCGGCAACGGCATGACGACACCGTGCTCGCACTTCCTGTCGGTCAACGGCGGTCCGGCCAGCACCGTCACGTATCCGAACTATGGCTGGGAACAATGGGGCGTGGTCGGTGTCACCGTCAACCTGAACGCCGGACCCAACACGCTGCGCTTCACCAAAGGCGACTGCTACACCGAAATCGACGCGCTGGATCTGACCACCTCCGCCTAA